Within the Anguilla rostrata isolate EN2019 chromosome 6, ASM1855537v3, whole genome shotgun sequence genome, the region cacagggtgGAACATAACAGCGCAGAGTgggacagaacagcacagagtggaACAGAACAGCATAGAATgggacagaacagcacagagtggaACAGAACAGCATAGAATgggacagaacagcacagagtggaACATAACAGCACAGAATgggacagaacagcacagagtggaACAGAACAGCATAGAATgggacagaacagcacagagtggaACAGAACAGCATAGAAcaagacagaacagcacagagtggaACATAACAGCATAGAATGGGACAGGACAGCACAGAGTGGAACAGAACAGCATAGAATGGGACAGAACAGCATAGAATgggacagaacagcacagagtggaACAGAACAGCATAGAATgggacagaacagcacagagtggaACATAACAGCATAGAGTGGAACAGAACAGCATAGAAcaagacagaacagcacagagtggaACATAACAGCATAGAATgggacagaacagcacagagtggaacagaacagcacagagttgGACAGAAAAAACTAGAAGTGGAACAGCATGGCATAAAGTGGGACAGAACAGCACAAAATgggacagaagaacagaaagCGGAACGAAACAGAACAGTGAAACAGCACTTCATAAAGTGGAACATACTGGCAGAAATTAGAACAGCACTGCATAAGGAGGAACATAACAGCAAAGTGGAACAGCACCACTTAAAGTGGAACACTGTACGACAGAACGTAGCCGCACAGCACCGAGTGAGACAGCACAGCGCAGCACAGTggaacagaacagcacagcgcACGCAGCCCACCTCGTAGATGATCCTCTGGACCAGATCGAACTCCCCTTCCAGCGAGGCATccagcagcagggccagggGGTTGAACTTGACCCTGAGGCCGTGGCCCGTGCGCTCAGAGTCCGGCTTCTTCAGGTTACTGCGCTTCTGCacggagagaagagagagggcgGTTAAACCAGACGCTCTGCAGTTCTGTGCTCCTGCTGCAGAGTTAAAGGGAACCTGCTCAAGAGGAATCTGGCATCTGGCTAGCTGTAACAGTAATGCTATGGAGTGTTAAAGTCCCGCCCCCCGCAAAAAAGTGACTGGACCTAGAATGATGTAAACATCtgttttgtagttgtagttgtaacGTAACGTTGAGCAATGTTAGCATTAGCTCTTGGTTAATGTAAATTGGCTAACTAACGTACTGTTCATTGATGGCAAGCGatagcaaaaacacatttttggtcTCATTAAGAGTCAATGGAGTTGACGCAACTCTCTCTATCGACAGCTCTGGATGGAGCtcggaagggaagggaagggaatgCTGGGAAGCGGCGCGAGGGGGCGGAGTTGTAGTTGTTTGTAGTTGTAGTTTGTAATATATccatatttctatatttaaattGTATAATATTGCAACTCTACAGGGGTTCTACAGCGTTTAGTCAGCTGTAGCTTCAGTCACAACTCACAAGGTGCTGGGAGGAGGGCGTGGCAAGGGGCGGAGTCCCCTCCTCCTCGGGGATGGGGCTGGGCAGCGCGTCGGAGGCGGCGGCGAGGGCGGGGTTATTGTTGCTGTCCTCGACGGAGTCCcgaggcaggagggaggggccggAGGTCTGCtccggaggggggggcggggcaggaccCGGTTGTCGTTGCTGTCCGAGGACCGGGGGGAGGAGccgggcggcggggggcggcggAGCCGCCGGCTccgcggcgggcggcggggggaAGTCGGGGGGGTTCCCGTTGGCGGCGTTCCCGTTCTCCACGTCAgtgggggcggcggcggcggcggcgggggggcccgGGTACTCGGGGGGGTTGGCGGGCTGGTAGAAGGGCGTGCCCCCGGCGCCCTCCATGCCCCCCGCCAGCGTGTTGAAGCGCTGGTACAGCAGCTTCTGGATGTTGGGGCCCCCGGGGCCCTCGGGCTCGGTGATGGAGCTGCGCTTCTTCAGCGGGCGCGGCGCGTTGGCCAGCTTGCGCCGCAGCGCCTCCAGGTCGGCGTCGCTCTGGTAGCGCAGCGGCGAGTGCGCCACCGGCGTCAGCTTGGTGGGGCTCAGCGGCCGCGGGATGTTCTCCacgccggggtggggggggggggcctccccGGGCCCCGGCGCCTGGCCCTCcacgtccccctccccccccctctcggcCCCTTCCTCCCCGCCTCCCGGGACCCCCGCGCccggcgccccctgcaggaaggGCAAGGGGGAGGGCGTGGAGGAAGCGGAGGGCAGGACCGGCTTCCCGTAGACTgcacagaacagagagaacaCGGCACAGCGAGATTAAACAGGGAGACAACTGAAGCTGATGCAGGCAAAACACAAGTCTCTTCACAAAGATCAAAATAAGTTACCCAAAACCCATACAAATCAGCAGTTAAATCTCACTATGCTTAATTTATAAGCCTACAATGTGCATGTAAGTTCAGGAGgtattattcagttttttttaggCGGATTTTACAGCTGCTGTAAACTCACATCCTAAAGACCAGCGTGAAATGGTGCcggcatttttttcttcctttttttttagagggaggaaagtccttttttttaattaattcaactCCAGGACAAACCAAATTCAATAATCCAATTTGTTAAATCCAAATCCAATTCCAGTTCCAATTTAATCCAAAAAACCGACCCAATCCAATtacattcaattcaataaagCCAATTCCAAATCAAAAAACCTTCCACTTCTCAGCAACGGCACAGGCCAGATCAGCAGTATCCATTAACACGCCCTCTGAAGGCCCGGGCAGACAGATCCAGAACAGATAACGGCGGCCAAATGACATCGCTCCAGTGCGTCATCCTCACGAATCGCTCACAGACGTCGCACCAATCCCAGCCAATCGGCCGAGAGCGGCCCAGCACGCAATCCTGTAAGGCGGCCCAATGACATCACCCGAGTGCGTCAGCCTCACAAATCGCTCGCAGACCCAGCCAATAGACCGATTCCACCAATAGACCATGAGCGGCTCAGCACGCAGACCTAAAGGGCGGCCCAATGACATCACTCCAGTGCGTCAGTCCCGCAAATCACCCACAGACTGATCCCTTCACTTCCGATccccagcccagcacagatCAGAGCTGAAAGGCCGAGAGGCCTGTCACTCACCCGCTTTGAGCGCCAGCTTGCTGTTGAGGGGGTGGGCCTTGTGCGCGGCCTGCTGCAGGTACATGTGGTAGATGGAGCTGGAGTTGACGGTGGGCGGGCCCTTCCGGGGCGACTGCGGCCGGGAGCCCTTGTCGGGGACGAAGGGGCGCACGGCGGCCGCCAGCAGGGGGTCCTGCCTCTCCCCggcgggggggaagaggggggacgggggctgGAAGGTGGGGCTGGGCGGGACGGTGATGCGCTGCTGGATCTGCTGGGAGGAGGAGccggtggggggcggggccctctGCCACGCCGGGTTGGCCGACgccgggccggggcggggcaggctgtCCCGGCGGCGCTCCAGGGGACTGCCGGAgccgggcggcgggggcggggcgcccGTGCAGGGGTACGTGCCGtagggcgggggcggcggcttCTGGGAGGGGGGCGTCGGCCCCACGGGCCTAGGCCCTGCGGAGTCCGGGCCCtatggagaggggggggggggggtagaggagCATGAGAGTGAGGATCCGAGTGTACGAAGAAACAAAAAGCAGATGGCTGTCCCCTTCGTAGGACAGAGGGacgcaggggggaggggctcaccTTGTCGGGCGGAGTCGCCGTGGGGACCGGGGGGCCCGTCTTGCCGGGCCCGTCCGCGTTCGTCTCCTTCCTGTCGGGGGGCTTGAGCGGTGGGGGACCGTTGCTTAGAACGGGCCAATCGCTTTCGTTGGCTGAAGAGGGAGGAGTCAGACAGTCAGGGAAACGGCAGTATACAAACCCAGCATTGGCCAACAGCAGCCACCGGCTCCACCCACACGTTCGCTGCACCAGGAAATTTGGGCCGACATGCTTACAGGCTATATCGCCGACCGTGTGTCATGTCTACGTCCTTCACACAGGCTTTACACAGTGAAAGATGAAAGATATGCACGACCCGTCTTTTGTTGAAGAGAACTGACCGAGACTCACATTTTCAGCCAATCCTGGTCCAGCaaacaaactggaaaatgtGAACTGCATGCTGATTGGGTGGGCGAGAGGCCTGCTGATGTAGCCATCGCAGCTCTTTGCACATGCGTTCTCTCAGTCTGGAGTGCTCCAAACCGTCTCCACAAGCGTCCTCAAGCCTGCCGTACCGCTGGCAGGCTTGGCTAACGTGCTTCACGACAAGCGACTCAACACTCAAGCCGGAAAAGAAACCACTgcgaatgtttttttaaataaaaggcagCGCCCTTCGCACGTTTCGTAGGGGGTGccttttattggggggggggggggtctcacagGGGGTACAGCGAGGGCCCCACTGATGAGGTTCCCCCGTTCCCTCTGCTCGCACCTGCAGGCTCACAGGACACTCCGTCGGACCCGGAGGGCGCCCCGGGAGAGGAAGGCAACAGGGGGTCCACTACGATGTCTAAATCTGACACCTTCCAGGTGGTGGGGGGCTTTCTCAGGCCACGCCCCTCCGTCTCTGTCGGGCAACGGGCAACGCCCCCCCAGAGGACCGCGACAATGAGAAAGGGAGGGCACAAGGACAgaggggagaagaagaaggggggAGGACAACGGAAGAATACAATTCGACAGGAAATTACAGGAGGAAAGGTACAGGAATATAAGGAAACgtataaaacagaaaattaagaGCGTGAAAAGAGCAGCAGAGACGTCGTTTGACAAACTGAGGACCAGAAGCAGAAAATGAGCGCTGAGGCAGAAGCTGGGTTAGAGCTGTGCAGCTTCTGGcatacggtgtgtgtgtgtgtgtgtgtgtgtgtggtggcgtTTTGCATGTGTGATGAcgtggtacgtgtgtgtgctgtgtgtgtatgatgtgcatgtgtagtgtgtgcatgtgtgcatgcagtgtgtggtgtgcatggggtgtgtgtgtatgcgtgtgcatgtgcgttgtgtgtgtggtgtgcgatgtgtgtatgcgagtgtgcatgtgcgtatgtgtgtatgcgagtgtgcatgtgcgtatgtgtgtgtatgcgagtgtgcatgtgcgtatgtgtgtgtatgcgagtgtgcatgtgcgtatgtgtgtatgcgagtgtgcaTCCCGTGTGTAACGCTTCTATGCATGTTGCATGCACCGGCCTCTGCGTGTACGTGTATGCATGCTTATGCAGGCGGTCACACAAACAAACCTGTTTtggagtgggcgtggccgaTGGGAGGGGGCACGCTGAGGGACTGCGGTTTCAGCGGTTCGGGGGGCATGTCCTGGCGGGTGGGCACGGGCACCTGGATGTAGGGTCCCACGGCTGCCACGCGCCCCGAACCGCCCGCGGccggctggggggagggggggccatTGATCCTGTTCAGCtgtgggggagaggtggggtggggggggagacaagTCAGTCACAACGTATATCAACTCACTGTGTACTGGATCAGACATGCACCTCTGGCCCAAAAGCATGTATCAGTCTGCCAGACATCAATCTTCATATCCCTTATATGCTGGGACAGTAATATCTTCTGTTTAAAGACAATTATGGTCATGTTTAACAAGAAATTAAGGTCTTTAAACTGACAGAGATGCAGAGGGTgcattttcaactgaaaaaacatataaaaatatgtgtCAAGGTGTGTGGCCCCCCTGATCTGTAGATATGGTGTAAATAATGGGAGGTGAGCCCTCCCAGCCACATGGGGGCGCTCTTTGGACTCGCCTCTGCCTTTTTCTTATGGAGGCGCTCCCGCAGCTCGGCGATGCGCCGGTCCATCAGGGTGACCTCCGTGTTGCGCCTGTTCAGCAGCTCCTTGTGCTGCTGCAGCTTGCTGTTCTGGTCCTGGTTCAGCTTGTTGCGAatctgagggaggggaggggagggggaaattaACTTGAGCGATTCAGTTCAGAAACGCGCTGAGAAGCAAACCCCGCAGGCCTCCAGGGCTTCAGTCTTAGACGGCCATTCTAACCGACCCTGAACTGGGCTCCACGCCGCTGCAACTGCGCTACGCTCGCGTTGGCGACTCCGCCCGGCGGctcacctgcagctcctggTAGAGTTTGCGCAGCTCCAGCGCGGCCGTGCCGGTCACCTGCCCGCCCAGCGTGAGTTTGCCCCGGCGCAGGTCGTCCAGCTGCTGGGTCAGCTGGTCCACCTTGAGCACGGccacctgcagctcctgctgcttctCCTGGAACACGCCGTTGATGTGCTCCATCTCCGCTGCTGGGGCAGGACGCCGGGTCACGAGGGAGACAGACAAACGGCTAAGTCGCGCTGTCGTGTCCGCACGCACGCGCAAACACGCAGCAGAGACGCGCTgtcgtacacacacgcacacgcaaacacgcagcAGAGACGCGCtgtcatatacacacacgcacacgcaaacacgcagcAGAGACGCGCAGTCGTtcccgcacacacacgagcgcgcagcaaaaacactcacatacccacatacacacgcacacacatgcatgcagcagACACGTTCACATAcccgcatacacatgcacacacatgcctgcagcagacacacatgcatgcagcagacacaaactcacatacccacatacacacgcacacacatgcatgcagcagacacacactcacatacccacatacacacgcacacccatgcatgcagcagacacacactcacatacccgcatacacacgcacacacatgcatgcagcagacacaaactcacatacccacatacacacgcacacacatgcatgcagcagacacacactcacatactcacataccatgcacacacagcatggcAGCAGACAACACTCAGTAAATAACACATGCATGAGTCAGAAAGCACTACATACAGGAAGGAGGTCACACATGCATAGGTCCACAGAAAGCACTCACATACCAGAATCAGTAAAGGAGGGTCGATACATGCAGCTAGGTCACACTCACGAAGCCTCTTACGTACACAGGGAATCAGTAAAGGAGGTCTACAGACAGTTCTACATCTgtacccacatacacatgcacacacatgcaagcagcagaaacacactctcatacccgcatacacatgcacacacatgcatgcagtggAGACACGCTCACATTCTACAcgcacctacgcacacacatacacagaaaagaCATAGTCGcatacccacatgcacacacgcactgaaCCAGATATACTTACATACATGCACGCTTGTGagcacacgagcacacacacacacacacacacacacacacaaccagacataCTCACAGACCTGCATGCACATTCGTACAGACATGTGCAAGTGATGCACATACGGATGCAGAGTAAAGGAGGAGGGTCTATATGGACTGAGTCCTCAGTAAAGGGGCGGAGTCTGTACTTATACACAGGGGTTTCAGTAAAGGGGAGGGTCGGTACATGCACTAGGTCCACAGAAAGCGGGCGGAGTCTGTATGTACACAGGTATATCAGTAAAGGGGAGGGTCAGTACATGCACTTGTCCGCAGAAAGCGGGCAGACTCCGTACGTACACATGGATATCAGTAAAGGGGGGTCTGTACATACACAGGGATATCAGTAAAGGGGAGGGTCGGTACATGCACTAGGTCCACAGAAAGCGGGCGGAGTCTGTACGTACACAGGGATATCAGTAAAGGGGAGGGTCGGTACATGCACTAGGTCCACAgaaagggggcggagtctgtaAGCGTACAGGGATATCAGTAAAGGGGAGGGTCGATACATGCGCTAGGGTTCACACTTCACAGAAAGCGGGCGGAGTCTGTACGTACACAGGTTGCCGTTGGTGACCTTGCTGTAGTCGGCCTGGCCCCGCATGGCGCGGATCTTCTTCAGCTTGGCCTCCTGGCTCTCCACGCGCTCCTTCAGCCTCTGCAGCTTCTCGCTCTCCGTCTCCGTCTGCTgctgcctcctctcctgctgcttCAGGTAGCGCAGCCGCTGCTCCTGCCGCCGAAAAAAGAGAAACGCTAACCGTTTAGCGCCGGCTAGCCGCAACCCGCacctcctgccaaaaaaaacgGGCCTTTCTGCCAGATAAATGCACCTGTCCGCCAGAAAATCTCGCCTCTCCGCAACCTGGCCACCAGTTAAAACGCCGCTTTTCCCAGGAACGTTCgatgccgccgccgcctcctccgaGCGCTAGCTTAGCCGCGGCGCGAGGGGGGACGACCGcggtcggagagagagagaggctcgcTAACCTCTGAGCCGCGGGGCTCCGTCGGCAGCGGCTTTAAAAACCCTGCCGGCGTGGCGTGTCGCGGCGCAGCTGCTCCGCTCGGCTCGGCCGCCGTCTCGCGCGGCCCGAGGAAGCCtcccacgccgccgccgccgcccccgcacCGTATGGCGCGTCCTCTCGGCGTTCAGAGCCGCCAGCGCGCTCATTATAACTCTCTCCCGCGCGCTCATTAACGCTCTCCTGCGCGCATCACGGGTGTCAATCCCTTAAACCGTTTCCCCCTTCAGCGTCAAAACGACACACCCAAAAGTGTGAATACAATTTGACTGGCGTATTGAAATTAATCTGCCCTTTATATATATCTGctataatgcaatgcaatgtaactAAGATGGCGGCACAGGAAAAGGCTTTATGTTAGCTCCATAAACAAGCTTTCAGAAGAGTGGACACTGGACAGCCTCTTTGTGCGCAATAAAAACCCAAGGACATCACGCGCAAAAGGGTGCACTTTTGCAGGAGAGGGTGCCAGGTGGCCTTGCTTAATGCTCCCTGCATTAGTCCCACTGTGCCCATTGGCTGTCATTTTTGGGGACATCGGACTGAGGTGACGGGGGACTTGTGGGGTAGTGATACGCGTTTGGACGGGAGCATGAATTTGAATTGCCAGCCTGTCATTTCTGCAGATCGTATGATGTGCGAGAGGTTATAGTTGTGTCCTGTAGTGGACATGAAAACTCTTTCCCTCCATCACTGTCTCTTGGTCACACAtctgtgcgtgcacgcacaagagcacacacacacacagtcagacacacacagacacacacacacacacacaatgctacCCCAGAGCAAGTACTTACTTGTGTCCAGATTACCAGTGCCAAATGGCCAAAGCCACTCTGCTCAGGCAGGAGCCAGACACACGATTACATCAATCGGCCAGAGTAaagctgcccctccctctctctttttctccctctccttccctccatccctctctctcacacacacacacacacactctctctctctctctctctctctctgggtaaAGGTCTTAGCCTCCGTGGACTGATATAGCAGTATTAACATGAGCAGCTACAGAGAccctacagaaataactgtACTGCAGCAATGCTCAGACTGACTCTCTAGCAACAGTGCTAATACAGTCTTCATATTTTTCAACAACTCAGTCCTTCAGCGACGGTTACCATCACCACTCTTCCCACACAACAGGTTTGAAACGCATCCCGCTATGGACGGCGCACAGAACTTCTATGCAAAACAGAGCTTGCAAATAACTCCGCCTCCAGCAAAGCGCAGGCACTCCTGAATGAAACAAGCGTGCGCAACTGGCAGCAAGAGCAGTCATTCAGAAGCAGCAGGTTATAAAAGACGTTCGGATCAGGCAGCGTCGTGGCTGAGACCGGGTCAAGAGTAAGGGGACGCGCAAACTGCCAGTGCGATTGGACAGGCGGGTGCCTGGTCCAATCACACTGCGCGGTCCGTCGGCTGGCTAAGTGCTTGTTGTTTAACGAGAACTCCGGTGTCAACCTCTCGGCCGAAACAAAGACAGTCAAAAAGAAACGACTCTGGCGAAGACGGACCGTCATTGGTgcgttccctctctccccggcgtcacggagagagagagagacggcccCGGCCTCTGACGCGCCACGGTTTTCACTAACAGGAAACGGGCAGCCGGGCGTGGCTGGGTTAAGCCGCAGGGCACATCTGCGCGATGTACATCCTGACGACAGCGGGGTCCCTTTCCTGCTGCCGTGTGCCCCCATTTTTTAGCACAAAGCAGCAGGGAATGTCTTATTTTAGGGCACCGGAGTTTGGCACGAGTCTGAATCCTTCCTGGAGCACTGCCGTTGTGCATCCGAGTATTACACTAAAGGGGGGGGCGTCCAATGTAAGCTAAGCAAATCCTCATGAAAAGCAGACATCTgccaatcaaataaataaataaatgctagtCAAGGGCTAAAATGGGTGGGAGAGCTGTGGTTTAGTATTTCCTGATCAGCGGTCCGAACCACCTGGTGTCTCTACGAACGCCAGACCGGTTCATAATGCACTTTGAACATGCCGTGTCCGAGCTTTTAATCCCTGCTGTTCTTTGAAGGATGAAAACATAGGAACACTCCGAACGTTGCACGACATTAAAtatacatactttttttttttttttttttcttcaacaaatTGCAGTTATTTGATAAACAAATGTAACTATCCGGGGTGACTTACGCAGTTTAAATTCTGCCACGGGCTGCACAGTCTAAGACATGACATCGTAGCCTGAGGTAtagtgtgacatcacatcctgaAGTGTGGTGTGAGACATCCATAACTGGAGATGAActtcatgacatcacagccagagGTGTAgtatatgacatcacagccagagGTGTAGTATATGACATAACAGGCTGAGGTGTAGTGCATGATATCACAGCCAGAGATGTAgtgtatgacatcacagccagagGTGTAGTGTATAACATAACAGGCTGAGGTGTAGAGTATGACATAACAGGCTGAGATGTAGAGTATGACATAACAGGCTGAAGTGTAgagtatgacatcacagcctgaGGTGTTGCGCGTGTCATCGCAGCGTGAGGTGCGCGGGACTTCGCTAAAGCTGCGCGGCCGGACGGCTCACTTTGGCGACGAGCATCTGCTGCTGCGCCTcgatctgctgctgctggcggGACGCCatctcctgcagctccagcagaGTCAGCTCCACACGGGGGCTTCCCACCTGCAAAccaacacacagagagagagagcagggtcaCAGTCCACTCATTatccacacacagagcagggtcaCAGTCCACTcatctacacatacacacacacatagagcaGGGTCACTGTCCACTcattatccacacacacacacacacacacacagagcagggtcaCAGTCCACTCatctacacatatacacacacacagagcagggtcaCAGTCCACTCATTatccacacacagagcagggtcaCAGTCCACTCatctacacatatacacacacacagagcagggtcaCAGTCCACTCATTatccatgcacatacacagagagcAGGGTCACAGTCCACTCatctacacatatacacacacacagagcagggtcaCAGTCCACTCatctacacatatacacacacatagagcaGGGTCACAGTCCACTcattatccacacacacacacacacacacacacacacactgcgacAGCAGCTGCGGTCATCAGCGCTCTCGACGCATCTCCTGCACCCACAGAGCAGGTCACAGGTCCACTGCAATCCACACAAAGAGAGAGCAGGGTCACAGACCACTcattatccacacacacacacagagcagggtcaCAGTCCACTcattatccacacacacacacacacacacagagcagggtcaCAGTCCACTcattatccacacacacacacacacacacacacagagcagggtcaCAGTCCACTcattacccacacacacacacacacagagcagggtcaCAGTCCACTcattatccacacacacacacacagagcagggtcaCAGTCCACTCATTatccacacacagagcagggtcaCAGTCCACTCatctacacatatacacacacacatagagcaGGGTCACAGTCCACTCATTAtctacgcacacagacacagacaggctttCTCTTTATCTTTAGCCCCCGTGGGCTAGCAAGTGGGCATTAACATGGGGGAGCCAAAAGCCAGCTCTCGTTTGCACATGCTAATTTCACAACCGCAGGACAACGCTATCGCGCCTGACAAAGAGAACGTGTCGATCCGGAACCGCAGTCAGCATCTAAAGGTAGCCTTGAGAGGTGGAGTTCAGGTCCGGCAAAACAGTGGTCATAACCCTAGCTGTACGTACACTAGGATAAGAACATCAGCCAAAGGCATGTAAGTCAATAATCAGCCATTTCAGTAtaccataaacacacatcagAAATAAGAGGCCACAGACGGACAGATATTAACTTGAGCTAAAGGGAGCCCATCTGAACAGCACCAGTAATCTCATCTAACAAAAGACAAGCCACCAAAACAAGACTGTTCTCACAAAGACATTTAAAGAATAGAAGCACGGTGAGAATCCTGTAGGTGATTGGCTTCTCCCAATGTCTGATCACTTTCAGggcttaaaatatttttatccatGTAGgacgatatttttctttcttgaaatgctcatttttgtCTTCCTATATTATCACTACTTAATTTATATTGAAAATCACTGTGAAATCAAGGCATTAAAAAGCTTAAGAACCAGGGGGGTGTAGTATGACCCACTACAATTTATCATTCTTAATTTATCATCATTTTTATGCGGAATGGGTGTGGACGGCTATATATAAAAGAAAACCATTGAACAGGAACATACACCAGATTAAGCTATGTCAATAGGTCTATATGCTAgaagacatgtttttaaaaatcaacaaaacataGAATTTGACCAGGGGTGCCCAAACGTTTGCATACCACTGTATGTAATTTGTGTACATTATCTTTCTCAAATATATtcgtgttaaaaaaaaaaaaaaacagttagaCAGGTTGCGAGTATCCCGTGTATGCATAtcagcacgtgcacacacttgcacgcacacacacacacaaaccacccaGTGGtctattttgcatattttaatttagttatgCCCTACAGAATATCTGCTTACTTATCCACGTAAGCTAATTAACTATATTTAAAACTATATTTGAAGCCGTTTATATGAAACCGCTGcaatttccatttg harbors:
- the LOC135257066 gene encoding apoptosis-stimulating of p53 protein 1-like isoform X1, whose amino-acid sequence is MMPMILTVYLSSSEQAVTEVPITPETRCRDVVDFCKEPGESGCHLAEVWRGNERAIPFDHMMYDHLQKWGPRKQEVKFFLRHEESPTESSSDQGSQQPQDQARRKNGGSVEKPCENGVGSPRVELTLLELQEMASRQQQQIEAQQQMLVAKEQRLRYLKQQERRQQQTETESEKLQRLKERVESQEAKLKKIRAMRGQADYSKVTNGNLSAEMEHINGVFQEKQQELQVAVLKVDQLTQQLDDLRRGKLTLGGQVTGTAALELRKLYQELQIRNKLNQDQNSKLQQHKELLNRRNTEVTLMDRRIAELRERLHKKKAELNRINGPPSPQPAAGGSGRVAAVGPYIQVPVPTRQDMPPEPLKPQSLSVPPPIGHAHSKTETEGRGLRKPPTTWKVSDLDIVVDPLLPSSPGAPSGSDGVSCEPAANESDWPVLSNGPPPLKPPDRKETNADGPGKTGPPVPTATPPDKGPDSAGPRPVGPTPPSQKPPPPPYGTYPCTGAPPPPPGSGSPLERRRDSLPRPGPASANPAWQRAPPPTGSSSQQIQQRITVPPSPTFQPPSPLFPPAGERQDPLLAAAVRPFVPDKGSRPQSPRKGPPTVNSSSIYHMYLQQAAHKAHPLNSKLALKAVYGKPVLPSASSTPSPLPFLQGAPGAGVPGGGEEGAERGGEGDVEGQAPGPGEAPPPHPGVENIPRPLSPTKLTPVAHSPLRYQSDADLEALRRKLANAPRPLKKRSSITEPEGPGGPNIQKLLYQRFNTLAGGMEGAGGTPFYQPANPPEYPGPPAAAAAAPTDVENGNAANGNPPDFPPPPAAEPAAPPPPAARLLPPVLGQQRQPGPAPPPPPEQTSGPSLLPRDSVEDSNNNPALAAASDALPSPIPEEEGTPPLATPSSQHLKRSNLKKPDSERTGHGLRVKFNPLALLLDASLEGEFDLVQRIIYEVDNPSMPNDEGITPLHNSVCAGHHHIVKFLLDFGVNVNAADSDGWTPLHCAASCNSVHLCKLLVESGAAIFGTTISDVETAADKCEEMEEGYVQCSQFLRGVQEKMGVMNKGAVYALWDYEAQGADELSFQEGDAVTVLSRKDDSETDWWWARLSDKEGYVPRNLLGLYPRIKPRQRSLA